One segment of Nocardioides sp. QY071 DNA contains the following:
- a CDS encoding glycosyltransferase family 2 protein: MSTSPAFDRTVVVVPMYDEAAMVGSVVTALREVFPHVVCVDDGSRDASAQVAREAGATVLRHPVNLGQGAALQTGFDYVLRHTDATHVVTFDADGQYLVADAVTMVGLATDTGTDIVLGSRNLGRTEGQPHARRVLMAAALRFSRTLTGIRLTDTHNGLRVLNRRALAAMNLRQRGMAHASEIESRIVSASLSWREHPVTMCYSDYSRSKGQSNLNALNILYDLASDRLRSPA; this comes from the coding sequence GTGAGCACGTCCCCCGCCTTCGATCGCACCGTCGTCGTGGTGCCGATGTACGACGAGGCCGCCATGGTCGGGTCCGTGGTCACCGCTCTGCGCGAGGTCTTCCCGCACGTCGTGTGCGTGGACGACGGCTCCCGTGACGCGTCGGCGCAGGTCGCCCGGGAGGCGGGTGCGACGGTCCTGCGCCACCCGGTCAACCTCGGCCAGGGTGCGGCGCTGCAGACGGGCTTCGACTACGTGCTGCGCCACACCGACGCGACCCACGTCGTCACCTTCGACGCCGACGGCCAGTACCTCGTCGCCGACGCGGTCACGATGGTCGGCCTCGCCACGGACACCGGGACCGACATCGTCCTCGGCTCCCGCAACCTCGGTCGCACCGAGGGCCAGCCCCACGCCCGCCGCGTTCTCATGGCCGCGGCCCTGCGGTTCTCGCGCACCCTGACGGGCATCCGCCTGACCGACACCCACAACGGCCTGCGGGTGCTCAACCGCCGTGCCCTGGCCGCGATGAACCTGCGCCAGCGCGGCATGGCGCATGCTTCCGAGATCGAGTCCCGGATCGTCAGCGCCTCGCTCTCGTGGCGCGAGCACCCGGTCACCATGTGCTACTCGGACTACTCGCGCAGCAAGGGGCAGTCGAACCTCAACGCCCTGAACATCCTCTACGACCTCGCCAGCGACCGATTGCGATCACCGGCATGA
- a CDS encoding DUF2304 domain-containing protein produces the protein MIIRIFLIASIAVASWWLLRHPTGNRLALTRLAGMLVAAAAIVSVLAPSLVSDVAHRAGVEEGPHLLLYLLIVVFTFTSIAQAMRNRAIEHRVAELARAHALLQAAYAERCDSDA, from the coding sequence ATGATCATCCGGATCTTCCTCATCGCGAGCATCGCCGTCGCGTCGTGGTGGCTGCTGCGCCACCCGACTGGCAACCGGCTCGCGCTCACCCGCCTTGCCGGGATGCTGGTCGCGGCCGCCGCGATCGTGAGCGTCCTGGCCCCCAGCCTGGTGTCCGACGTCGCTCACCGCGCAGGTGTCGAGGAGGGCCCGCACCTGCTGCTGTACCTCCTGATCGTCGTCTTCACGTTCACCTCGATCGCCCAGGCGATGCGGAACCGCGCGATCGAGCACCGCGTTGCCGAGCTGGCCCGCGCGCACGCCCTCCTGCAGGCGGCGTACGCCGAACGCTGTGACTCCGACGCCTAG
- a CDS encoding glycosyltransferase family 2 protein — MTPTPSNLPSVEFVLPFYGDPDYLVEAVGSIRAQSDPEWRLTVLDDCYPDPAASAAVGDGDPRITVVRHPANIGLNRNFQASLDVATADYVVFMGGDDRLLPGYVARMRETARRTGADMIQPGVEVIDEHGAPHLPLVDRVKRLLRPSHRDVRVHSGQRASVRLLTGNWTTFPAIAWRREVAQAIGFRPGYDIVVDLALLLDVLADRGTLAVDPAVTFEYRRHSASVSSVQAESGTRFDEEAAFLDLMARDYRRRGWHVAAAAAKLRVTPRLHALLARHRRRPLARPDALS, encoded by the coding sequence GTGACTCCGACGCCTAGCAACCTCCCGTCGGTCGAGTTCGTCCTGCCGTTCTACGGAGACCCGGACTACCTGGTCGAGGCGGTCGGCAGCATCCGCGCCCAGAGCGATCCCGAGTGGCGGTTGACCGTCCTCGACGACTGCTACCCCGATCCTGCGGCGAGCGCTGCCGTCGGCGACGGTGACCCACGGATCACCGTCGTCCGGCACCCCGCGAACATCGGCCTGAACCGCAACTTCCAGGCATCCCTCGACGTCGCCACGGCCGACTACGTGGTGTTCATGGGCGGCGACGACCGGCTGCTCCCCGGGTACGTCGCGAGGATGCGTGAGACGGCGCGACGCACCGGTGCGGACATGATCCAACCCGGCGTCGAGGTGATCGACGAGCACGGCGCCCCTCATCTCCCGTTGGTCGATCGCGTCAAGCGCCTCCTGCGCCCCTCCCACCGCGACGTACGTGTCCACTCCGGCCAGCGGGCCTCCGTCCGTCTCCTCACCGGCAACTGGACGACCTTCCCGGCCATCGCGTGGCGCAGGGAGGTAGCACAGGCGATCGGCTTCCGCCCCGGCTACGACATCGTCGTCGACCTGGCCCTGCTCCTCGACGTGCTCGCCGACCGCGGCACCCTCGCTGTCGATCCTGCTGTCACCTTCGAGTACCGCCGGCACTCCGCCTCCGTGTCGTCGGTGCAGGCGGAGTCCGGCACCCGCTTCGACGAGGAGGCGGCGTTCCTCGACCTGATGGCGCGCGACTACCGGCGCCGTGGCTGGCACGTCGCGGCCGCCGCAGCCAAGCTCCGCGTGACCCCGAGGTTGCACGCGCTCCTGGCCCGCCACCGTCGACGGCCGCTGGCCCGGCCCGACGCTCTCAGCTGA